From the genome of Methylocystis heyeri:
AAAGGCAGCCTGTATCATTTCTTTCCGGGCGGGAAGGAAGAGATGGGGCGCGAAGTGCTGGCCCATGTCGACGGCTGGTTCGCCCGGGAAATCTTCATGCCTCTGGAGCGCGGAGCGCCGCACGTCGCGATCGAAGACATGTGGCGGGCGGTCGAGGCCTATTTTCGTTCGGGGCGACGCATTTGTCTCGTCGGCGCCTTCGCCCTCGACGAGACGCGGGAGCCCTTCGCCGCCGAGATCAAAGCCTATTTTTCCCGCTGGATCGGGGCCTTGCGCGGCGCGCTGCTGCGTGCGGGCGCCGACAAGGCGAAGGCGCGAATCCTCGCGGAGACCGCCGTCGGCGGAATCCAGGGCGCGCTCGTCCTCGCCCGGGCGCTCGACAATCCCGCCGTTTTCTCGCGCCAGATCGAGGCGTTGCGTCGCCAGCTCAAAGCCTCCCTGCCCGCAGCGGGCGAAGGGGACGCCGCCTGATCCGTCCGGGGGCCCGGAAAGCTGCGGCCTGAAACCCGGCCGAGGCGCCGCAGGCCTGAGACGCCGCGTTCGCGCCACTTGACGCGGCGGCGATAGAGGTTACACCGCGCATTTGAGCCACTCCACAGCAGGGATTGATTTGCATGGCCAAAGCCGCTCCGGTTTCGCCGCTCGCGCCCAAGAGCATTCCCGAGATTCCGCCGATCGAAGGCGTCCGCTTCGCCGCGGGCGAGGCCGGCGTGCGCTACAAGGGCCGCACCGACGTGATGCTGGCGCTGCTCGACGAAGGATCGCGCGTCGCGGGCGTGTTCACGAAATCGAAATGCTCCTCGGCTCCCGTCGACTGGTGCAGGGCCCGGGTCGGGAGCGGCAAGGCCAGGGCGGTGCTGGTGAACTCCGGCAACGCCAACGCCTTCACGGGCAAGGCCGGCAAGGACGCGGTCAAGCTTTCGGCCAAGCTCGCCGCGGCTGCGGCCGGCGTGCCCGAACGCCAGGTTTTCCTGGCCTCGACCGGCGTCATCGGCGAACCTCTCGACGCTTCCAAGTTCGAGCCGGTTCTACCCAAACTCGTCGCCAAGGCTGAGCCCGAAGGCTGGTTGGAGGCCGCCCGGGCGATCATGACGACCGACACCTATCCCAAGCTTTCGACGCGCACCGCGAAAATCGA
Proteins encoded in this window:
- a CDS encoding TetR/AcrR family transcriptional regulator, whose translation is MARLVHEKADVVPMVGEVFREFGYEGASFSRIAERTGLGKGSLYHFFPGGKEEMGREVLAHVDGWFAREIFMPLERGAPHVAIEDMWRAVEAYFRSGRRICLVGAFALDETREPFAAEIKAYFSRWIGALRGALLRAGADKAKARILAETAVGGIQGALVLARALDNPAVFSRQIEALRRQLKASLPAAGEGDAA